ATCAGACTGGTGACATGCAGTGGATAAGCGATTGCGCACCAGATTAACGCCGGTAACGGAAAGGAGAGACTGCCGCCGCCGCCAATAACCGCCGCCACTGCCACTGAAGCGGCCAGCGCGGCCACCGGTAACAGATCCTTTAAGCGACAGGGTCTGAGCACCAGCTTAATGCTGGCGGGTAAGGTCAGCAGAAAAGGCAGCAGCAGCACGCCGGTCGAGAACTGTTCACTGACCCAGTCACTCCAGGCGGTAAGGAAGTTGCCGCCCATCCAGCCATCCTGAGCCAGCGTTCCCCAGCTGGCGCTAAGCAGAGCGCCCAGCAGGCTGGCGGGAAAAATCTGTAATGCGCGCACCGGCCGCCGGAAGCCGGCAACTGGTTTATTTTTCTTAATCAGCAGGTTAGCTACAACAAAGATAAAAATAATATTGGCAAAGTTAATGGTGACCGACAGCGATGCCCAGCCGGAAAACATCATATCGTAGAATATCATTGCCAGATAAGTGATCAGATAAATACGGGTGTTATGCAGAAAAGGGAAACGGACAATTATGGCGGCGATCAGCGCATTCACCGGCCAGAATAATGATAATTCCTGCGGCATACGCAAATGGGCGCCGATAAAACAAAACACGACGGTGAAAACAAAGATCGTTATCCCGTTAGCTTTATTATTATTTTCGTCAAAAAGTTTGAATCGCATACGCCCTGATACCCATAATAATTCCCCTGAAACGATCTCAGCCGGTTTCAGCTGAGATCGGATGCGATTTCTGCAAAACAATCAGGCAGAGTCTGAGCTTTATTTTAAGCTACTCAAACAAAAATAATCGCAATATTATTCTGTAGCCTATTGGTTTATAAGATTAATCCTGGCTACAGCGCGGCTAATTTTATCACAGGAAATAGTTAACGGGCATAAGAAAGCGAGTGATGCCAGAAGGGCATCACTCGCTTTAATCAATCGCTGACAGAATTATTTCGCCGCAGCTGGCCACTGACTGAGTCGGATGCCACGCTCATTGGCATTTTCACTAAAATCTTTCAGCACCGCTTTTACATCCGGATCAATATACTCGGCGTTATCATGGTCGACGATCACCACACTATTTTCCGGAATTTCGGCCAGTAATCCCTGTAAACGCGGATTATGCATAAAGGTCAGATTCTGCTGAAAGCGCAGCACATAGTGATCGTCATAACGCGTAAGCTGCAATGCATTGCGATGACTTTTATACACGCTGTACAGAATCTGCGTGGCAATACCCAGCCCGATACCCGCCAGCATACCAAACACGATAATCCCGCCAATGGTGACGATAAAGGGCACAAACTGCTGCGCGCCCATACGGATTTGATCGATAAACAGACGCGGCGGCGCCAGCTTATAACCGGTATACAGCAGCACTGCCGCCAGACTCGCCAGCGGAATCGCATTGAGCAAGTTGCTGAAATACAGGCCGCACACCAGCAGCAATACACCATGAACTAATATCGAGAGTTTACTCTGCGCACCAGCGCTGACGTTTACCGAACTGCGCACAATCACTGAGGTAATCGGCAAGCCGCCAAGAAAACCCGCGACCAGGTTGCCGATACCCTGCGCGCGCATCTCTTTATCCGGTGAAGGCGCGGGATTCTGTGGCCGCAGTTTCTTCAGAGCCTCCTGGCTGAGCAGGGTTTCCAGACTGGCAACCAGCGCCAGCGTCACCGCCACCACATACACTGAAGGATTACGCCATGCCTGCCAGTCAGGTCGCTCCAGCTCGCGGGCCAGTGCGCCGGGCGAACCAAATTCCGGCAGAGATATGCGTGGCAGGTTACTGACAAACTCCGGCTGAATGCGATCGCCAAATACCGTCGCCATGCAGCCAAGCAGTACCGCAATCAGTGGTCCGGGGATCCAGTTCAGCGCTTTTACCCGCTTCACCAGCGGCGTGGTCCACAACCACAGCACCGTCAGTCCGACAGCCGCCACTGCAATCGCCGATAAAGAGAAACTGAACTCGCCGCTAAACAGTGATGCGAGTTCAGTGTCGCCTGAAGCGCCGAGTGCTACCGGGATCTGCTGCATAATCAACAGAATGCCAATAGCCGCCAGCATGCCTTTAATTACGCTGCCGGGTACTAAAGTGATAAAGCGTCCGGCGCGGATCACGCCGAACATAAATTGCAGGACACCCGCCAGCACCAGCGCCAGCAGAAAAGCGGAGAAAGAACCCAGTGTCTCGATGGCGGCCACCACAATGGTCACCAGTCCGGCAGCAGGCCCGCTGACGGCAAAACGCGACGGGCTGAGCGAAGTGACAATCAGGCCACCAATCACCCCGGTAAGCAGGCCAACAAACGGCGGCAAACCACTGGCCTGGGCGATGCCGAGACACAACGGCAACGCCACCAGAAACACGACGAGACCGGCAGGAAGATCCTGACGAAGCGTTCTCAGATTCATGGTGTGGATTCCTCTGTGGATTGCTGGATTAACTCTTTCAGATGTCCTGACTGCAGATCGTAAACACAGCCAAACACATCCAGCGCAATGCCCTGTCGCCAGGCGGCAATCACCGGTTCTGTCGCCACCAGCCGGGAAAACTGGGCGATAACATTCGCTTCCACCAGACGATTCTGGCGGTTGCTCTCCTCATCTTCATCGGCATGAAAAGCGGTTAAACCGGTCTCCAGCGCAGCACGCAGCTGGCCAATCCGTCGCGCCAGCGCCGTGTCCTGGTTATCCAGTGGGCTGTCTGGCAAAGCCACTGCGGCCTGCACGCCGCCACAACCATAGTGGCCGCACAGCACAATGCGTGAGACTTTCAGATACTCCAGCGCGTACTGCAACACGCTCATAAAGTTGTCATCGCTGTCGATCACCATATTGGCGATATTACGATGGACAAACAGTTCACCAGGATGCGCGCCGGTCAGCACTTCCGCCGGAACGCGGCTGTCAGAGCAGCCAATCCACAGCGAGTGCGGCTTCTGCTGATGCAGATTTTTGTCGAAATATTGCGGATTACGCTGGCGCCGTTGTAGTGCCCAACTGCGGTTCTTTGCTAACAAGGGTTTAAGTGTCGTCAAAATAATAGTCTCTCTTCCGGGAACAAACAGGCTTCTACCTGGGCGACAGATAAATCGCGTAACCTTTATCACTGAATTTCAGCGGAATTAACCTCGGCGATAGCCACAGGCTCACAACCTGCGAAATAAGTTCTAACACTTTATAGATTAATACAGGATTAGGAATATTCCCATAAAGTTAAATAAAACTTCTAATGTAAGTTTATTTAAATTTAATGTATTCATTAAGTAAATTAATGAGATATCACTTGTAATTACTGACTAAATAGCGCAACAAATAAAAACCTTAAAATACAATAGATTATTAATAAAGATGCATTGCATTTACTGCAAATAAAACATAACAACAGTATCTATATGGATATAGAAAATAAAAGACCAAAGTCTCAAATTAATTAACCCAGGATATGAAGCTCATTGCATGCTTTCGGTGCAAAGATTGCCGCGTCTGCACCAGACTCTATTTTAAATAAAGATGATTTATTTAATCCGCTGTTGATGCAGATATTTAATAAGTTTTTTTAGTTACATAAACGCGCTGTCTCTGGCGTCATTGACAATCACACCTTTCGCCAGGCGCACTGTCACAGGGCAGAGAAAAGATTTAAAAATGTCACCCTTTGCGCGTAGGGTAGAGTGAGTTCTATTTCTGCCATCAGTCATCACAAGGATCGCGTTATGCAAAACAGCCCCTCTCCTTATTCCCGCTCCTCATCACTGCTTGCCGGGCTTGGCTGGGTCGAGCACGCGTTTCTGCCTGCTGGCGCTACGCCGCCCGCAGACGCCACCTGGGCGCATCAGCGTCACAGCGCCGAAGTGGTGCTGGCGGAAGAGACCACTCCGGCAAAAAGCCGTGATGCTGACGGGGTGATAGCGGTTGATCAACGTCCGGTGGCGGTGTACACCGCAGACTGTTTACCGGTATTGATTGCCGACGATCGCACGCATCATGTTGCAGCGGTACATGCGGGGCTGAAAGGTGCGCTAAGCGGCGTATTGTTTAGTGCGGTGCAGCGTCTGCTCGCGCTGGGCGCCACTGCCGACAGCCTGTATGTCGCCATCGGACCGTCGATTGGCTCCTGTTGCTATGAACTGGGAAAAGAGGTACTGGAAAAAATGCCATTGCTGGGACAGCCAGTGCGCTGGCATCAGCAACAACCGGTGAATGCGCAGGCGATTCGTCCGCAGGCGGTGGGCGCCACCGGCGGGATCTGGTTTGATCTGCCCGCGCTGGCGCAACAGATGCTGCAACAGATGGGGATCCCGGCGGCGCAAATCGACGTAGTGCCCGTCTGCACCTATTGTATGGCAGAACCGCGATCCAGCTATCGCCGCAACACCCATTTCGCGGACGGCTATGCGTCGCGCTATTCGTGGATCCAGCGGCAGGACTAAATGGTTTCGCCCATAAAAATCTGATAACTCAGATCCACCGAATCGGCGACAAAATCGGCGTCGCCGATCTTTTTCAGCAGCAGTTCAGCGGCGGTATAGCCGATGGCGTAACGTGGCGTAATCACGCTGGCGACGCTGGGATACATTTCACGGCTGATATCCAGCCCGTGAAAACCGGCAATCGCAATCTGTTGTGGCACCGCAATACCACGCCGCTGGCACCACAACAGCGCACCGAGCGACAGATCATCATTAGTGCAGAAGATCGCATCCAGCGTGGGAAACGTCTGTAATGCGCTCTCCAGCATGCGCGCGCCGAGCTGCTGCGAAGAGATCGACTTCGGGTTAACGCGATGCGCCGACAAGCCCCGCTCGGCCATCGCCTGGCTGTAACCACGAAAACGGTGATCGTCGCGCCGGTCATCCTGCGATCCAAAGTAAATAATCTGCCGCCGCCCCTGCTCCAGCAGGGTCCTGGTCATATCGTAGCCAGCGTTAAAATTATTAAAGCCCACTTCCATATCCAGACAGCCGCCTTCGGTATCCATCACTTCAACGACCGGAATTTTGGCGGCGCGCAGATATTTTACCGCCCGCAGCGTATGGGACTTTTCACTGAGGATAATGCCGTCGATGTTCCACGACAGCAGATTAATAATCTGCTCCTCTTCCGCCTGCGGATTGTAGTTATAGTTGGCAATCAGCGTCTGGTAGCGTCCCTCTTTGGTCGCCGCTTCAATCCCCGCCAGCAGATCGGCAAAGATCTGATTCTTAAATGAGGGGATCAGTACGCCAATGGTGTAACTCTTTGCACTCAGCAACATCTCCGGCGCGCGATTGGGCACATAGTTAATCTCTTCGATGATTTGTGCGATCTTTTCGCCGGTGCTGGCCGCGACTTTATGCGGCGTGCGCAGATAGCGGCTGACCGTCATTTTGGTGACGCCCGCGAGGGTGGCAATATCTTGTAGTGAAATGCGATGGGAGCGCACAGCGGGATGTCCGTTACAGCGAGAGAAAGGGCGGGATTTACCCGCCCGCCAAATCAATGAATTATCACGTTTAAAATCAGTACGCCAGCTAAACCGAGGAACGAGATCAGGGTTTCCATCACCGTCCAGGTTTTCAGCGTCTCGACCACGCTGAGATTAAAGTAGCCTTTAAACAGCCAGAAACCCGGATCGTTAACGTGTGAGGCGATGACACTGCCGGAACCCACTGCCAGCACCATCAGCGCCGGATCGGCGCCGGTAACGGCAATAATCGGCGTCACAATCCCGGCGGTCGTAATGGCGGCCACCGTTGCGGAACCAAGCGCAATACGCAGCATGGCGGCAACTGTCCAGCACATCAGTAGTGGCGATAGCGAAGATCCCTTCATCATATCGGCGATATAGGTACCGACACCGCTGTCCACCAGCACCTGCTTAAAGGCGCCGCCGCCCGCGATAATAAATACGATCATGGCGATGGCGGAGATCGAATCGCCACACATATCCATCACTTCTTCAACCTTGCGGCCATTGCGCAGGCCAAGGGTGAATATCGCAATCACCAC
This is a stretch of genomic DNA from Winslowiella toletana. It encodes these proteins:
- a CDS encoding SulP family inorganic anion transporter, producing the protein MNLRTLRQDLPAGLVVFLVALPLCLGIAQASGLPPFVGLLTGVIGGLIVTSLSPSRFAVSGPAAGLVTIVVAAIETLGSFSAFLLALVLAGVLQFMFGVIRAGRFITLVPGSVIKGMLAAIGILLIMQQIPVALGASGDTELASLFSGEFSFSLSAIAVAAVGLTVLWLWTTPLVKRVKALNWIPGPLIAVLLGCMATVFGDRIQPEFVSNLPRISLPEFGSPGALARELERPDWQAWRNPSVYVVAVTLALVASLETLLSQEALKKLRPQNPAPSPDKEMRAQGIGNLVAGFLGGLPITSVIVRSSVNVSAGAQSKLSILVHGVLLLVCGLYFSNLLNAIPLASLAAVLLYTGYKLAPPRLFIDQIRMGAQQFVPFIVTIGGIIVFGMLAGIGLGIATQILYSVYKSHRNALQLTRYDDHYVLRFQQNLTFMHNPRLQGLLAEIPENSVVIVDHDNAEYIDPDVKAVLKDFSENANERGIRLSQWPAAAK
- a CDS encoding carbonic anhydrase translates to MILTTLKPLLAKNRSWALQRRQRNPQYFDKNLHQQKPHSLWIGCSDSRVPAEVLTGAHPGELFVHRNIANMVIDSDDNFMSVLQYALEYLKVSRIVLCGHYGCGGVQAAVALPDSPLDNQDTALARRIGQLRAALETGLTAFHADEDEESNRQNRLVEANVIAQFSRLVATEPVIAAWRQGIALDVFGCVYDLQSGHLKELIQQSTEESTP
- a CDS encoding polyphenol oxidase family protein, with translation MQNSPSPYSRSSSLLAGLGWVEHAFLPAGATPPADATWAHQRHSAEVVLAEETTPAKSRDADGVIAVDQRPVAVYTADCLPVLIADDRTHHVAAVHAGLKGALSGVLFSAVQRLLALGATADSLYVAIGPSIGSCCYELGKEVLEKMPLLGQPVRWHQQQPVNAQAIRPQAVGATGGIWFDLPALAQQMLQQMGIPAAQIDVVPVCTYCMAEPRSSYRRNTHFADGYASRYSWIQRQD
- the idnR gene encoding DNA-binding transcriptional regulator IdnR, coding for MRSHRISLQDIATLAGVTKMTVSRYLRTPHKVAASTGEKIAQIIEEINYVPNRAPEMLLSAKSYTIGVLIPSFKNQIFADLLAGIEAATKEGRYQTLIANYNYNPQAEEEQIINLLSWNIDGIILSEKSHTLRAVKYLRAAKIPVVEVMDTEGGCLDMEVGFNNFNAGYDMTRTLLEQGRRQIIYFGSQDDRRDDHRFRGYSQAMAERGLSAHRVNPKSISSQQLGARMLESALQTFPTLDAIFCTNDDLSLGALLWCQRRGIAVPQQIAIAGFHGLDISREMYPSVASVITPRYAIGYTAAELLLKKIGDADFVADSVDLSYQIFMGETI